A genomic region of Planktothrix serta PCC 8927 contains the following coding sequences:
- the purC gene encoding phosphoribosylaminoimidazolesuccinocarboxamide synthase has protein sequence MSTPEKLYEGKAKIIYPTDDPEILLAYFKDDATAFNAQKRGTIQGKGEINNAISSHLFQRLEAKGIPTHYIDCPTANEMRVKRVTIVPIEVIIRNIAAGSLCKQTGIPVGTIIEPPIVEFCYKNDELGDPLLTRERLLLMKLATPEQLEQITQLSLQINQILSEFFNDCGITLVDFKLEFGITSDGQLVLADEISPDTCRLWDQSETDPDRRVLDKDRFRRDLGNVESAYQQVLKRVLEHTSNPSE, from the coding sequence ATGTCTACTCCCGAAAAACTCTACGAAGGTAAAGCTAAAATCATCTATCCTACAGATGATCCTGAAATATTACTCGCCTATTTCAAGGATGACGCAACGGCTTTTAATGCCCAAAAACGCGGTACAATTCAAGGTAAAGGCGAAATCAACAACGCCATCTCTAGCCATCTATTTCAACGGTTAGAAGCGAAAGGGATTCCTACCCATTATATTGATTGTCCTACGGCTAATGAAATGCGGGTGAAACGGGTAACAATTGTTCCAATAGAAGTCATTATTCGCAATATTGCCGCCGGAAGTCTTTGCAAACAAACGGGGATTCCAGTAGGTACAATTATCGAACCCCCGATAGTAGAATTTTGCTATAAAAATGATGAATTAGGTGATCCCTTATTAACTCGTGAACGACTGTTATTAATGAAGTTAGCCACACCGGAACAATTGGAACAAATTACCCAATTATCCTTACAAATTAATCAAATTCTCTCAGAATTTTTTAATGATTGTGGGATTACTTTAGTTGATTTTAAATTAGAATTCGGTATTACCTCTGATGGCCAATTGGTACTGGCGGATGAAATTAGTCCTGATACCTGTCGTTTGTGGGATCAATCAGAAACAGACCCCGACCGTCGAGTATTGGATAAAGACCGTTTCCGTCGAGATTTAGGTAATGTTGAATCCGCGTATCAACAAGTGCTTAAACGGGTTTTAGAACATACATCCAACCCCTCTGAATAA